The proteins below are encoded in one region of Homo sapiens chromosome 8, GRCh38.p14 Primary Assembly:
- the FBXO43 gene encoding F-box only protein 43 translates to MSFKDKDERISCLEAYVTLTSKSSRFTDETEILKMSQRHSGQAGTEAGNGADSPPIVNSKYSTFRDFCSTSSFQDSGYNELKSCSFDNIDKEYLGKKEKGPTLLYEHPETSGLGLTHPLESPTQKKKCILPRKEKDKTPELCETPKISGKKCLPRRRLNVSFALLKGDFESQNSSLESSISQVINLEKNIPSSASGFSRANNFSPLVTSTLKTEEVTSCSQKLRLNFSQQKTSTIDDSKDDCSLFEVECISPIQGNNFKDSITHDFSDSSLCINDENACPELLGSSVSGTTCGTDEDIFVTPISNLVANIRFNASQILSPSPEVRGSISTPEDSGFNSLSLEKSEDSLSDQEGSFQELLQKHKGTPKVGDTIRKTRHLGRSRRLSTLREQSSQSETEEEKQIVHPDSEKRAAAASAISEGQLSSDESGDLTFSLKNLSKTPALQLVHELFMKSKRKRLQENSGHEFLEQGDGEKIAVLQCILAGLIGKKMGIEKLDILTELKYRNLKHILAMVLESLTAESLCSVWKVSRNWREIVVQDKNANRRRKFYITQLKTDSEGAVLNVEDAATRLQLLNRSALRSVQAQARIPGSQREQGSTLSPWGEVLTPLASSSVTHLSSKQEEYVKVAKTLFTDEALKPCPRCQSPAKYQPYKKRGLCSRTACGFDFCVLCLCAYHGSEECSRGAAKPRNRKDALPGSAQSKRNLKRL, encoded by the exons ATGAGTTTTAAAGACAAAGATGAGAGAATTTCTTGTTTGGAAGCCTACGTAACTTTGACATCTAAGAGCTCAAGATTTACTGATG AAACAGAGATTTTGAAGATGTCGCAAAGGCACTCAGGTCAAGCTGGCACTGAAGCAGGAAATGGGGCGGACTCTCCTCCAATTGTCAACTCCAAGTACTCCACCTTCAGAGATTTTTGTTCCACATCTTCATTTCAAGATAGTGGCTACAATGAGTTAAAATCTTGTAGCTTTGATAATATAGATAAAGAATatcttggaaagaaagaaaaaggcccaACATTACTCTATGAGCACCCTGAAACTTCAGGCCTGGGCTTAACACATCCTTTAGAATCTCccactcaaaaaaagaaatgtatcttGCCTAGAAAGGAAAAGGATAAAACCCCAGAACTTTGTGAAACACCTAAAATCAGTGGGAAAAAATGTTTACCTCGCAGAAGGTTGAATGTATCTTTCGCTCTTCTAAAAGGGGACTTTGAATCACAAAATAGTTCTTTAGAAAGTAGTATAAGCCAAGTTAtcaacttagaaaaaaatattccaagcAGTGCTTCAGGTTTTTCCAGGGCAAATAATTTTAGCCCTTTAGTTACTAGcactttaaaaacagaagaagtGACTTCATGCAGTCAAAAATTGAGGCTTAATTTTTCTCAGCAAAAGACTTCCACAATTGATGATTCCAAAGATGATTGTAGCCTATTTGAAGTTGAATGTATATCTCCAATTCAGGGCAATAATTTTAAAGACTCTATCACACATGACTTTAGTGATAGCAGTTTATGCATTAATGATGAGAATGCATGTCCAGAGCTCCTGGGCTCCTCTGTTAGTGGAACAACTTGTGGAACAGATGAGGACATATTTGTGACTCCGATAAGTAATCTTGTGGCAAACATTAGATTTAACGCAAGTCAAATACTTTCTCCTTCACCTGAAGTGAGAGGCAGTATTTCAACGCCTGAAGACAGTGGTTTTAACTCACTTAGCTTGGAGAAATCAGAAGATTCCCTGTCTGACCAGGAGGGTTCTTTTCAAGAACTACTGCAGAAACATAAGGGGACTCCCAAAGTTGGGGACACCATAAGAAAGACAAGACATCTTGGAAGGTCGAGAAGACTGTCCACCCTTCGGGAACAAAGCTCGCAGTcagagacagaagaggaaaagCAGATTGTCCACCCTGACTCTGAAAAAAGAGCAGCAGCTGCTTCTGCCATCTCAGAGGGTCAGCTGAGTAGTGATGAGAGTGGGGATTTGACCTTTAGCTTAAAGAATTTATCAAAGACCCCAGCCTTGCAATTGGTACATGAGCTGTTCatgaaaagcaagaggaaaagaTTACAGGAAAATAGTGGACATGAATTCTTAGAGCAAGGGGATGGGGAGAAAATAGCTGTACTGCAGTGTATACTTGCAGGACTGATCGGCAAGAAAATGGGTATAGAAAAACTGGACATCTTAAcagaattaaaatatagaaatttaaagCATATTCTTGCTATGGTTTTAGAGTCCTTGACCGCAGAGAGCCTATGCAG TGTTTGGAAAGTAAGCAGAAATTGGCGTGAAATTGTTGTTcaagataaaaatgcaaatcGGAGGAGGAAATTTTATATCACACAACTGAAAACAGATTCTGAG GGGGCTGTATTAAATGTCGAGGATGCTGCCACTCGGCTCCAGCTTTTAAATCGCTCAGCTTTAAGATCTGTGCAGGCACAGGCTAGGATACCTGGTTCTCAGAGAGAGCAAGGGTCAACATTATCTCCCTGGGGAGAAGTTTTGACACCTCTAGCAAGCTCTTCTGTTACTCACTTAAGTAGTAAACAGGAAGAATATGTTAAG GTTGCCAAAACACTTTTTACTGATGAAGCATTAAAACCTTGCCCAAGGTGCCAGTCCCCTGCTAAGTACCAGCCATATAAGAAAAGGGGACTGTGTAGCCGAACAGCCTGTGGTTTTGACTTTTGTGTGTTATGTCTGTGTGCTTATCATGGGTCTGAAGAATGTAGTAGAGGAGCAGCAAAgccaagaaatagaaaagatgctCTCCCAGGAAGTGCCCAGAGTAAGCGGAATTTAAAACGCCTCTGA
- the FBXO43 gene encoding F-box only protein 43 isoform X3 — MSFKDKDERISCLEAYVTLTSKSSRFTDETEILKMSQRHSGQAGTEAGNGADSPPIVNSKYSTFRDFCSTSSFQDSGYNELKSCSFDNIDKEYLGKKEKGPTLLYEHPETSGLGLTHPLESPTQKKKCILPRKEKDKTPELCETPKISGKKCLPRRRLNVSFALLKGDFESQNSSLESSISQVINLEKNIPSSASGFSRANNFSPLVTSTLKTEEVTSCSQKLRLNFSQQKTSTIDDSKDDCSLFEVECISPIQGNNFKDSITHDFSDSSLCINDENACPELLGSSVSGTTCGTDEDIFVTPISNLVANIRFNASQILSPSPEVRGSISTPEDSGFNSLSLEKSEDSLSDQEGSFQELLQKHKGTPKVGDTIRKTRHLGRSRRLSTLREQSSQSETEEEKQIVHPDSEKRAAAASAISEGQLSSDESGDLTFSLKNLSKTPALQLVHELFMKSKRKRLQENSGHEFLEQGDGEKIAVLQCILAGLIGKKMGIEKLDILTELKYRNLKHILAMVLESLTAESLCRTIRRQDPWECRGNEGEKSCGTGFLQDDGYGGACGKLVSLFLDSVWKVSRNWREIVVQDKNANRRRKFYITQLKTDSECFSIQIPDSSPIIHQN, encoded by the exons ATGAGTTTTAAAGACAAAGATGAGAGAATTTCTTGTTTGGAAGCCTACGTAACTTTGACATCTAAGAGCTCAAGATTTACTGATG AAACAGAGATTTTGAAGATGTCGCAAAGGCACTCAGGTCAAGCTGGCACTGAAGCAGGAAATGGGGCGGACTCTCCTCCAATTGTCAACTCCAAGTACTCCACCTTCAGAGATTTTTGTTCCACATCTTCATTTCAAGATAGTGGCTACAATGAGTTAAAATCTTGTAGCTTTGATAATATAGATAAAGAATatcttggaaagaaagaaaaaggcccaACATTACTCTATGAGCACCCTGAAACTTCAGGCCTGGGCTTAACACATCCTTTAGAATCTCccactcaaaaaaagaaatgtatcttGCCTAGAAAGGAAAAGGATAAAACCCCAGAACTTTGTGAAACACCTAAAATCAGTGGGAAAAAATGTTTACCTCGCAGAAGGTTGAATGTATCTTTCGCTCTTCTAAAAGGGGACTTTGAATCACAAAATAGTTCTTTAGAAAGTAGTATAAGCCAAGTTAtcaacttagaaaaaaatattccaagcAGTGCTTCAGGTTTTTCCAGGGCAAATAATTTTAGCCCTTTAGTTACTAGcactttaaaaacagaagaagtGACTTCATGCAGTCAAAAATTGAGGCTTAATTTTTCTCAGCAAAAGACTTCCACAATTGATGATTCCAAAGATGATTGTAGCCTATTTGAAGTTGAATGTATATCTCCAATTCAGGGCAATAATTTTAAAGACTCTATCACACATGACTTTAGTGATAGCAGTTTATGCATTAATGATGAGAATGCATGTCCAGAGCTCCTGGGCTCCTCTGTTAGTGGAACAACTTGTGGAACAGATGAGGACATATTTGTGACTCCGATAAGTAATCTTGTGGCAAACATTAGATTTAACGCAAGTCAAATACTTTCTCCTTCACCTGAAGTGAGAGGCAGTATTTCAACGCCTGAAGACAGTGGTTTTAACTCACTTAGCTTGGAGAAATCAGAAGATTCCCTGTCTGACCAGGAGGGTTCTTTTCAAGAACTACTGCAGAAACATAAGGGGACTCCCAAAGTTGGGGACACCATAAGAAAGACAAGACATCTTGGAAGGTCGAGAAGACTGTCCACCCTTCGGGAACAAAGCTCGCAGTcagagacagaagaggaaaagCAGATTGTCCACCCTGACTCTGAAAAAAGAGCAGCAGCTGCTTCTGCCATCTCAGAGGGTCAGCTGAGTAGTGATGAGAGTGGGGATTTGACCTTTAGCTTAAAGAATTTATCAAAGACCCCAGCCTTGCAATTGGTACATGAGCTGTTCatgaaaagcaagaggaaaagaTTACAGGAAAATAGTGGACATGAATTCTTAGAGCAAGGGGATGGGGAGAAAATAGCTGTACTGCAGTGTATACTTGCAGGACTGATCGGCAAGAAAATGGGTATAGAAAAACTGGACATCTTAAcagaattaaaatatagaaatttaaagCATATTCTTGCTATGGTTTTAGAGTCCTTGACCGCAGAGAGCCTATGCAG GACTATCAGAAGACAAGACCCATGGGAATGCCGTGGCAATGAAGGAGAGAAGTCATGTGGAACAGGATTTCTGCAAGATGATGGTTATGGAGGAGCATGCGGGAAGTTAGTGAGCCTCTTTCTTGATAG TGTTTGGAAAGTAAGCAGAAATTGGCGTGAAATTGTTGTTcaagataaaaatgcaaatcGGAGGAGGAAATTTTATATCACACAACTGAAAACAGATTCTGAG tgtTTCTCTATACAGATCCCTGATTCATCTCCCATTATCCACCAGAACTGA
- the FBXO43 gene encoding F-box only protein 43 isoform X1, with the protein MSFKDKDERISCLEAYVTLTSKSSRFTDETEILKMSQRHSGQAGTEAGNGADSPPIVNSKYSTFRDFCSTSSFQDSGYNELKSCSFDNIDKEYLGKKEKGPTLLYEHPETSGLGLTHPLESPTQKKKCILPRKEKDKTPELCETPKISGKKCLPRRRLNVSFALLKGDFESQNSSLESSISQVINLEKNIPSSASGFSRANNFSPLVTSTLKTEEVTSCSQKLRLNFSQQKTSTIDDSKDDCSLFEVECISPIQGNNFKDSITHDFSDSSLCINDENACPELLGSSVSGTTCGTDEDIFVTPISNLVANIRFNASQILSPSPEVRGSISTPEDSGFNSLSLEKSEDSLSDQEGSFQELLQKHKGTPKVGDTIRKTRHLGRSRRLSTLREQSSQSETEEEKQIVHPDSEKRAAAASAISEGQLSSDESGDLTFSLKNLSKTPALQLVHELFMKSKRKRLQENSGHEFLEQGDGEKIAVLQCILAGLIGKKMGIEKLDILTELKYRNLKHILAMVLESLTAESLCRTIRRQDPWECRGNEGEKSCGTGFLQDDGYGGACGKLVSLFLDSVWKVSRNWREIVVQDKNANRRRKFYITQLKTDSEGAVLNVEDAATRLQLLNRSALRSVQAQARIPGSQREQGSTLSPWGEVLTPLASSSVTHLSSKQEEYVKVAKTLFTDEALKPCPRCQSPAKYQPYKKRGLCSRTACGFDFCVLCLCAYHGSEECSRGAAKPRNRKDALPGSAQSKRNLKRL; encoded by the exons ATGAGTTTTAAAGACAAAGATGAGAGAATTTCTTGTTTGGAAGCCTACGTAACTTTGACATCTAAGAGCTCAAGATTTACTGATG AAACAGAGATTTTGAAGATGTCGCAAAGGCACTCAGGTCAAGCTGGCACTGAAGCAGGAAATGGGGCGGACTCTCCTCCAATTGTCAACTCCAAGTACTCCACCTTCAGAGATTTTTGTTCCACATCTTCATTTCAAGATAGTGGCTACAATGAGTTAAAATCTTGTAGCTTTGATAATATAGATAAAGAATatcttggaaagaaagaaaaaggcccaACATTACTCTATGAGCACCCTGAAACTTCAGGCCTGGGCTTAACACATCCTTTAGAATCTCccactcaaaaaaagaaatgtatcttGCCTAGAAAGGAAAAGGATAAAACCCCAGAACTTTGTGAAACACCTAAAATCAGTGGGAAAAAATGTTTACCTCGCAGAAGGTTGAATGTATCTTTCGCTCTTCTAAAAGGGGACTTTGAATCACAAAATAGTTCTTTAGAAAGTAGTATAAGCCAAGTTAtcaacttagaaaaaaatattccaagcAGTGCTTCAGGTTTTTCCAGGGCAAATAATTTTAGCCCTTTAGTTACTAGcactttaaaaacagaagaagtGACTTCATGCAGTCAAAAATTGAGGCTTAATTTTTCTCAGCAAAAGACTTCCACAATTGATGATTCCAAAGATGATTGTAGCCTATTTGAAGTTGAATGTATATCTCCAATTCAGGGCAATAATTTTAAAGACTCTATCACACATGACTTTAGTGATAGCAGTTTATGCATTAATGATGAGAATGCATGTCCAGAGCTCCTGGGCTCCTCTGTTAGTGGAACAACTTGTGGAACAGATGAGGACATATTTGTGACTCCGATAAGTAATCTTGTGGCAAACATTAGATTTAACGCAAGTCAAATACTTTCTCCTTCACCTGAAGTGAGAGGCAGTATTTCAACGCCTGAAGACAGTGGTTTTAACTCACTTAGCTTGGAGAAATCAGAAGATTCCCTGTCTGACCAGGAGGGTTCTTTTCAAGAACTACTGCAGAAACATAAGGGGACTCCCAAAGTTGGGGACACCATAAGAAAGACAAGACATCTTGGAAGGTCGAGAAGACTGTCCACCCTTCGGGAACAAAGCTCGCAGTcagagacagaagaggaaaagCAGATTGTCCACCCTGACTCTGAAAAAAGAGCAGCAGCTGCTTCTGCCATCTCAGAGGGTCAGCTGAGTAGTGATGAGAGTGGGGATTTGACCTTTAGCTTAAAGAATTTATCAAAGACCCCAGCCTTGCAATTGGTACATGAGCTGTTCatgaaaagcaagaggaaaagaTTACAGGAAAATAGTGGACATGAATTCTTAGAGCAAGGGGATGGGGAGAAAATAGCTGTACTGCAGTGTATACTTGCAGGACTGATCGGCAAGAAAATGGGTATAGAAAAACTGGACATCTTAAcagaattaaaatatagaaatttaaagCATATTCTTGCTATGGTTTTAGAGTCCTTGACCGCAGAGAGCCTATGCAG GACTATCAGAAGACAAGACCCATGGGAATGCCGTGGCAATGAAGGAGAGAAGTCATGTGGAACAGGATTTCTGCAAGATGATGGTTATGGAGGAGCATGCGGGAAGTTAGTGAGCCTCTTTCTTGATAG TGTTTGGAAAGTAAGCAGAAATTGGCGTGAAATTGTTGTTcaagataaaaatgcaaatcGGAGGAGGAAATTTTATATCACACAACTGAAAACAGATTCTGAG GGGGCTGTATTAAATGTCGAGGATGCTGCCACTCGGCTCCAGCTTTTAAATCGCTCAGCTTTAAGATCTGTGCAGGCACAGGCTAGGATACCTGGTTCTCAGAGAGAGCAAGGGTCAACATTATCTCCCTGGGGAGAAGTTTTGACACCTCTAGCAAGCTCTTCTGTTACTCACTTAAGTAGTAAACAGGAAGAATATGTTAAG GTTGCCAAAACACTTTTTACTGATGAAGCATTAAAACCTTGCCCAAGGTGCCAGTCCCCTGCTAAGTACCAGCCATATAAGAAAAGGGGACTGTGTAGCCGAACAGCCTGTGGTTTTGACTTTTGTGTGTTATGTCTGTGTGCTTATCATGGGTCTGAAGAATGTAGTAGAGGAGCAGCAAAgccaagaaatagaaaagatgctCTCCCAGGAAGTGCCCAGAGTAAGCGGAATTTAAAACGCCTCTGA
- the FBXO43 gene encoding F-box only protein 43 isoform X2, producing MSQRHSGQAGTEAGNGADSPPIVNSKYSTFRDFCSTSSFQDSGYNELKSCSFDNIDKEYLGKKEKGPTLLYEHPETSGLGLTHPLESPTQKKKCILPRKEKDKTPELCETPKISGKKCLPRRRLNVSFALLKGDFESQNSSLESSISQVINLEKNIPSSASGFSRANNFSPLVTSTLKTEEVTSCSQKLRLNFSQQKTSTIDDSKDDCSLFEVECISPIQGNNFKDSITHDFSDSSLCINDENACPELLGSSVSGTTCGTDEDIFVTPISNLVANIRFNASQILSPSPEVRGSISTPEDSGFNSLSLEKSEDSLSDQEGSFQELLQKHKGTPKVGDTIRKTRHLGRSRRLSTLREQSSQSETEEEKQIVHPDSEKRAAAASAISEGQLSSDESGDLTFSLKNLSKTPALQLVHELFMKSKRKRLQENSGHEFLEQGDGEKIAVLQCILAGLIGKKMGIEKLDILTELKYRNLKHILAMVLESLTAESLCRTIRRQDPWECRGNEGEKSCGTGFLQDDGYGGACGKLVSLFLDSVWKVSRNWREIVVQDKNANRRRKFYITQLKTDSEGAVLNVEDAATRLQLLNRSALRSVQAQARIPGSQREQGSTLSPWGEVLTPLASSSVTHLSSKQEEYVKVAKTLFTDEALKPCPRCQSPAKYQPYKKRGLCSRTACGFDFCVLCLCAYHGSEECSRGAAKPRNRKDALPGSAQSKRNLKRL from the exons ATGTCGCAAAGGCACTCAGGTCAAGCTGGCACTGAAGCAGGAAATGGGGCGGACTCTCCTCCAATTGTCAACTCCAAGTACTCCACCTTCAGAGATTTTTGTTCCACATCTTCATTTCAAGATAGTGGCTACAATGAGTTAAAATCTTGTAGCTTTGATAATATAGATAAAGAATatcttggaaagaaagaaaaaggcccaACATTACTCTATGAGCACCCTGAAACTTCAGGCCTGGGCTTAACACATCCTTTAGAATCTCccactcaaaaaaagaaatgtatcttGCCTAGAAAGGAAAAGGATAAAACCCCAGAACTTTGTGAAACACCTAAAATCAGTGGGAAAAAATGTTTACCTCGCAGAAGGTTGAATGTATCTTTCGCTCTTCTAAAAGGGGACTTTGAATCACAAAATAGTTCTTTAGAAAGTAGTATAAGCCAAGTTAtcaacttagaaaaaaatattccaagcAGTGCTTCAGGTTTTTCCAGGGCAAATAATTTTAGCCCTTTAGTTACTAGcactttaaaaacagaagaagtGACTTCATGCAGTCAAAAATTGAGGCTTAATTTTTCTCAGCAAAAGACTTCCACAATTGATGATTCCAAAGATGATTGTAGCCTATTTGAAGTTGAATGTATATCTCCAATTCAGGGCAATAATTTTAAAGACTCTATCACACATGACTTTAGTGATAGCAGTTTATGCATTAATGATGAGAATGCATGTCCAGAGCTCCTGGGCTCCTCTGTTAGTGGAACAACTTGTGGAACAGATGAGGACATATTTGTGACTCCGATAAGTAATCTTGTGGCAAACATTAGATTTAACGCAAGTCAAATACTTTCTCCTTCACCTGAAGTGAGAGGCAGTATTTCAACGCCTGAAGACAGTGGTTTTAACTCACTTAGCTTGGAGAAATCAGAAGATTCCCTGTCTGACCAGGAGGGTTCTTTTCAAGAACTACTGCAGAAACATAAGGGGACTCCCAAAGTTGGGGACACCATAAGAAAGACAAGACATCTTGGAAGGTCGAGAAGACTGTCCACCCTTCGGGAACAAAGCTCGCAGTcagagacagaagaggaaaagCAGATTGTCCACCCTGACTCTGAAAAAAGAGCAGCAGCTGCTTCTGCCATCTCAGAGGGTCAGCTGAGTAGTGATGAGAGTGGGGATTTGACCTTTAGCTTAAAGAATTTATCAAAGACCCCAGCCTTGCAATTGGTACATGAGCTGTTCatgaaaagcaagaggaaaagaTTACAGGAAAATAGTGGACATGAATTCTTAGAGCAAGGGGATGGGGAGAAAATAGCTGTACTGCAGTGTATACTTGCAGGACTGATCGGCAAGAAAATGGGTATAGAAAAACTGGACATCTTAAcagaattaaaatatagaaatttaaagCATATTCTTGCTATGGTTTTAGAGTCCTTGACCGCAGAGAGCCTATGCAG GACTATCAGAAGACAAGACCCATGGGAATGCCGTGGCAATGAAGGAGAGAAGTCATGTGGAACAGGATTTCTGCAAGATGATGGTTATGGAGGAGCATGCGGGAAGTTAGTGAGCCTCTTTCTTGATAG TGTTTGGAAAGTAAGCAGAAATTGGCGTGAAATTGTTGTTcaagataaaaatgcaaatcGGAGGAGGAAATTTTATATCACACAACTGAAAACAGATTCTGAG GGGGCTGTATTAAATGTCGAGGATGCTGCCACTCGGCTCCAGCTTTTAAATCGCTCAGCTTTAAGATCTGTGCAGGCACAGGCTAGGATACCTGGTTCTCAGAGAGAGCAAGGGTCAACATTATCTCCCTGGGGAGAAGTTTTGACACCTCTAGCAAGCTCTTCTGTTACTCACTTAAGTAGTAAACAGGAAGAATATGTTAAG GTTGCCAAAACACTTTTTACTGATGAAGCATTAAAACCTTGCCCAAGGTGCCAGTCCCCTGCTAAGTACCAGCCATATAAGAAAAGGGGACTGTGTAGCCGAACAGCCTGTGGTTTTGACTTTTGTGTGTTATGTCTGTGTGCTTATCATGGGTCTGAAGAATGTAGTAGAGGAGCAGCAAAgccaagaaatagaaaagatgctCTCCCAGGAAGTGCCCAGAGTAAGCGGAATTTAAAACGCCTCTGA
- the FBXO43 gene encoding F-box only protein 43 isoform X4, protein MSFKDKDERISCLEAYVTLTSKSSRFTDETEILKMSQRHSGQAGTEAGNGADSPPIVNSKYSTFRDFCSTSSFQDSGYNELKSCSFDNIDKEYLGKKEKGPTLLYEHPETSGLGLTHPLESPTQKKKCILPRKEKDKTPELCETPKISGKKCLPRRRLNVSFALLKGDFESQNSSLESSISQVINLEKNIPSSASGFSRANNFSPLVTSTLKTEEVTSCSQKLRLNFSQQKTSTIDDSKDDCSLFEVECISPIQGNNFKDSITHDFSDSSLCINDENACPELLGSSVSGTTCGTDEDIFVTPISNLVANIRFNASQILSPSPEVRGSISTPEDSGFNSLSLEKSEDSLSDQEGSFQELLQKHKGTPKVGDTIRKTRHLGRSRRLSTLREQSSQSETEEEKQIVHPDSEKRAAAASAISEGQLSSDESGDLTFSLKNLSKTPALQLVHELFMKSKRKRLQENSGHEFLEQGDGEKIAVLQCILAGLIGKKMGIEKLDILTELKYRNLKHILAMVLESLTAESLCRTIRRQDPWECRGNEGEKSCGTGFLQDDGYGGACGKLVSLFLDSVWKVSRNWREIVVQDKNANRRRKFYITQLKTDSEIPDSSPIIHQN, encoded by the exons ATGAGTTTTAAAGACAAAGATGAGAGAATTTCTTGTTTGGAAGCCTACGTAACTTTGACATCTAAGAGCTCAAGATTTACTGATG AAACAGAGATTTTGAAGATGTCGCAAAGGCACTCAGGTCAAGCTGGCACTGAAGCAGGAAATGGGGCGGACTCTCCTCCAATTGTCAACTCCAAGTACTCCACCTTCAGAGATTTTTGTTCCACATCTTCATTTCAAGATAGTGGCTACAATGAGTTAAAATCTTGTAGCTTTGATAATATAGATAAAGAATatcttggaaagaaagaaaaaggcccaACATTACTCTATGAGCACCCTGAAACTTCAGGCCTGGGCTTAACACATCCTTTAGAATCTCccactcaaaaaaagaaatgtatcttGCCTAGAAAGGAAAAGGATAAAACCCCAGAACTTTGTGAAACACCTAAAATCAGTGGGAAAAAATGTTTACCTCGCAGAAGGTTGAATGTATCTTTCGCTCTTCTAAAAGGGGACTTTGAATCACAAAATAGTTCTTTAGAAAGTAGTATAAGCCAAGTTAtcaacttagaaaaaaatattccaagcAGTGCTTCAGGTTTTTCCAGGGCAAATAATTTTAGCCCTTTAGTTACTAGcactttaaaaacagaagaagtGACTTCATGCAGTCAAAAATTGAGGCTTAATTTTTCTCAGCAAAAGACTTCCACAATTGATGATTCCAAAGATGATTGTAGCCTATTTGAAGTTGAATGTATATCTCCAATTCAGGGCAATAATTTTAAAGACTCTATCACACATGACTTTAGTGATAGCAGTTTATGCATTAATGATGAGAATGCATGTCCAGAGCTCCTGGGCTCCTCTGTTAGTGGAACAACTTGTGGAACAGATGAGGACATATTTGTGACTCCGATAAGTAATCTTGTGGCAAACATTAGATTTAACGCAAGTCAAATACTTTCTCCTTCACCTGAAGTGAGAGGCAGTATTTCAACGCCTGAAGACAGTGGTTTTAACTCACTTAGCTTGGAGAAATCAGAAGATTCCCTGTCTGACCAGGAGGGTTCTTTTCAAGAACTACTGCAGAAACATAAGGGGACTCCCAAAGTTGGGGACACCATAAGAAAGACAAGACATCTTGGAAGGTCGAGAAGACTGTCCACCCTTCGGGAACAAAGCTCGCAGTcagagacagaagaggaaaagCAGATTGTCCACCCTGACTCTGAAAAAAGAGCAGCAGCTGCTTCTGCCATCTCAGAGGGTCAGCTGAGTAGTGATGAGAGTGGGGATTTGACCTTTAGCTTAAAGAATTTATCAAAGACCCCAGCCTTGCAATTGGTACATGAGCTGTTCatgaaaagcaagaggaaaagaTTACAGGAAAATAGTGGACATGAATTCTTAGAGCAAGGGGATGGGGAGAAAATAGCTGTACTGCAGTGTATACTTGCAGGACTGATCGGCAAGAAAATGGGTATAGAAAAACTGGACATCTTAAcagaattaaaatatagaaatttaaagCATATTCTTGCTATGGTTTTAGAGTCCTTGACCGCAGAGAGCCTATGCAG GACTATCAGAAGACAAGACCCATGGGAATGCCGTGGCAATGAAGGAGAGAAGTCATGTGGAACAGGATTTCTGCAAGATGATGGTTATGGAGGAGCATGCGGGAAGTTAGTGAGCCTCTTTCTTGATAG TGTTTGGAAAGTAAGCAGAAATTGGCGTGAAATTGTTGTTcaagataaaaatgcaaatcGGAGGAGGAAATTTTATATCACACAACTGAAAACAGATTCTGAG ATCCCTGATTCATCTCCCATTATCCACCAGAACTGA